The following proteins are co-located in the Acidobacteriota bacterium genome:
- a CDS encoding FAD-binding oxidoreductase, translating to MPWGRDRSPLVGGEPAAVVLPRSTEEVAAVVRWARRAGVALVPAGGRTGYSGGAVAADGQVVVALERLNRLLAWHRDVPALTVEAGMLTRQLQRAATEEGWFFPVDFAACDRSQIGGNVATNAGGIRVIRYGMTGDWVLGLTVVTGSGEVLRLGGSRRRGALLKDNTGPPLETLFVGSEGAFGILTEVTVRLTRPPAARRWLAALAAESLEALLAMLATARRLPACPLAFECFDRVCHRLMAEHLGGPLLPENPPFLALVELEAATDELRSAARDWLRESPPAVDGRWIEEPEAQVRAWRYRLGISDRLAAGHRVHKNDLSVPVGALSSLESEVRRLAGEVDLPLAVFGHLGDGNLHINLLCPVAMDQEHFAALCQRFDEESYRRVVKLGGSISAEHGIGRLKRKFAHLTASPEERQVFRGLKRLFDPDGILNPGVGPF from the coding sequence GTGCCGTGGGGGCGCGACCGCAGCCCCCTGGTCGGCGGTGAACCGGCGGCGGTGGTGCTGCCTCGCTCGACGGAGGAGGTGGCGGCGGTGGTGCGCTGGGCGCGGCGCGCCGGCGTGGCCCTGGTGCCGGCCGGCGGCCGCACCGGCTACTCCGGCGGCGCGGTGGCGGCGGACGGGCAGGTGGTCGTCGCTCTGGAGCGCCTCAACCGGCTGCTCGCCTGGCATCGGGACGTCCCGGCGCTCACCGTGGAGGCGGGGATGTTGACGCGTCAGCTCCAGCGCGCGGCGACGGAGGAGGGCTGGTTCTTTCCGGTCGATTTCGCCGCCTGCGACCGCAGCCAGATCGGCGGCAACGTCGCCACCAACGCCGGTGGCATCCGGGTGATCCGCTACGGCATGACCGGCGATTGGGTGCTCGGCCTGACCGTCGTCACCGGTTCCGGCGAGGTGCTGCGCCTCGGTGGATCGCGCCGCCGGGGAGCGCTTCTCAAAGACAACACCGGGCCACCGCTGGAAACGCTCTTCGTCGGTTCCGAAGGCGCCTTCGGCATCCTCACCGAGGTGACCGTCCGGCTCACCCGGCCGCCTGCGGCCCGGCGGTGGTTAGCGGCGCTCGCGGCAGAGAGCCTGGAAGCTCTGCTCGCGATGTTGGCGACGGCTCGCCGGTTGCCGGCTTGTCCCCTCGCCTTCGAGTGTTTCGACCGGGTCTGCCACCGGCTGATGGCCGAGCACCTCGGCGGCCCCCTGCTGCCGGAGAATCCTCCTTTCCTCGCGCTGGTCGAGCTGGAGGCGGCGACCGATGAACTCCGGTCTGCGGCGCGAGACTGGCTGCGGGAAAGCCCACCGGCGGTGGACGGCCGATGGATCGAGGAACCCGAGGCGCAGGTCCGGGCCTGGCGGTACCGGCTGGGGATCAGCGACCGGCTGGCGGCGGGGCACCGCGTCCACAAGAACGATCTGTCGGTGCCGGTGGGCGCCCTGTCGTCCCTGGAGAGCGAGGTACGGCGGCTGGCCGGGGAGGTCGATCTGCCGCTGGCGGTTTTCGGCCACCTGGGGGACGGCAACCTGCACATCAACCTGCTGTGCCCGGTGGCGATGGACCAAGAGCACTTCGCCGCCCTTTGTCAGCGCTTCGACGAGGAGAGCTATCGGCGGGTGGTGAAACTCGGCGGCTCGATCAGCGCCGAGCACGGCATCGGCCGCCTGAAGCGAAAGTTCGCCCACCTCACCGCTTCACCGGAGGAGCGCCAGGTGTTCCGTGGACTCAAGCGTTTGTTCGATCCGGACGGAATTCTCAATCCCGGGGTCGGCCCGTTCTGA
- a CDS encoding DM13 domain-containing protein encodes MKRRILPTGLALIALLAPTALALGAEEAVASGTWTKKGYRIAGNWSLIVDNGARYLVLDEGFKTRKAPDLKFFLSPRPLADLGDRNALDGGAVLIAPLEAPRGAQRYALPDDVDLAAFKTLILHCEQYSKLWGGAALGLEP; translated from the coding sequence ATGAAGCGCAGAATTCTCCCCACCGGCCTCGCCCTCATCGCCCTGCTGGCGCCGACCGCCCTCGCTCTGGGTGCCGAAGAAGCCGTCGCCTCAGGTACCTGGACAAAGAAGGGCTACCGCATCGCCGGAAACTGGAGCCTGATCGTCGACAACGGCGCCCGCTACCTGGTGCTCGACGAGGGGTTCAAAACCAGGAAGGCTCCCGACCTGAAATTCTTCCTCTCTCCACGCCCACTGGCCGATCTCGGGGACCGCAACGCCCTCGACGGCGGTGCCGTCCTCATCGCTCCCCTGGAGGCGCCGCGCGGGGCTCAGCGCTATGCCCTGCCGGACGATGTCGACCTCGCCGCCTTCAAAACGCTGATCCTGCACTGCGAGCAGTATTCGAAGCTGTGGGGCGGCGCGGCTCTCGGCCTAGAACCCTAG
- a CDS encoding rhomboid family intramembrane serine protease has product MLRRQTSGSVVCPSCGKLTGVQDETCWNCGRRYPGMWGYAAVFRRFGQDLGFVQIVLVGCAVLYGATLIADNANIRGLLSPSPISLLAFGASGQLPVISGGRWWTLLSASWLHGSLLHFAFNMMWIRQLAPDVAQLYGAGRMVIIYVLSGVMGFAASSFGPSLLGPLAGLLGSGGYTVGASAAIFGLLGAQVLYGRKASYEVGRQAWIWAAILFVLGFVFDGTDNWAHLGGFIGGFGVAALLDPLKAERVDHLVAAVLLLLLSAVAVAVSLITGVISLRAL; this is encoded by the coding sequence ATGCTACGACGCCAGACCTCCGGATCGGTGGTGTGTCCCTCCTGCGGCAAGTTGACCGGGGTCCAAGACGAGACCTGCTGGAACTGTGGCCGGCGCTATCCGGGAATGTGGGGCTACGCGGCGGTTTTTCGCCGCTTCGGCCAGGATCTCGGGTTCGTTCAGATCGTCCTGGTCGGCTGCGCGGTCCTGTACGGGGCGACCCTGATCGCCGACAACGCCAACATCCGCGGCCTGCTGTCGCCGAGCCCGATCAGCCTGCTCGCCTTCGGTGCCAGCGGTCAGCTTCCGGTGATCTCCGGTGGCCGCTGGTGGACTTTGTTGTCCGCTTCGTGGCTGCACGGCAGTCTGCTCCATTTCGCCTTCAACATGATGTGGATCCGCCAGCTCGCGCCGGACGTGGCGCAGCTCTACGGAGCCGGCCGTATGGTCATCATCTACGTGCTGTCTGGGGTGATGGGATTTGCCGCCAGCAGTTTTGGACCGTCGCTCCTTGGTCCTCTCGCTGGCCTGCTGGGCTCTGGCGGTTACACCGTTGGCGCCTCCGCCGCGATTTTCGGATTGCTCGGTGCGCAGGTGCTTTACGGCCGCAAGGCCAGCTACGAGGTCGGCCGCCAGGCCTGGATCTGGGCTGCCATCCTGTTCGTGCTGGGTTTTGTCTTCGACGGCACCGACAACTGGGCCCACCTCGGAGGGTTCATCGGAGGCTTCGGCGTGGCGGCACTGCTCGACCCGCTGAAGGCGGAGCGGGTGGATCATCTGGTGGCGGCGGTGCTCTTGCTGCTGCTGTCGGCGGTGGCGGTGGCCGTTTCCCTGATCACCGGCGTCATCTCTCTGCGCGCCCTGTAG
- the moeB gene encoding molybdopterin-synthase adenylyltransferase MoeB — MSTHLPALTDAETRRYGRHLILPEVGPEGQKKLKAARVLLVGAGGLGSPAGLYLAAAGVGVLGIAEFDRVDESNLHRQVLYGESDLGRPKVEAAVARLRNVNPHIEVRGHDLRLDAGNAPALIAQYDLVVDGSDNFATRYLVNDACVLAGKANVWGAVLRFEGQVSVFATADGPCYRCLFPEPPPPGLVPSCAEGGVFGVLPGVIGSLQAAEVIKWVTGVGTPLVGRLLIFDASAARFREIALPKNEQCPVCSPEPSIRQLVDYDALCGSPAGSDVEAPQASEGPVEDLPHAEIEVETLRDWQQAGRSFDLLDVRNPVEERICRIEGARLIPLAQLPSHLDELDRERLLVVHCHSGIRSAQAVDFLRNQGFSRAYNLAGGIDAWSVRIDPSVARY; from the coding sequence ATGTCGACTCACCTTCCAGCCCTTACCGATGCCGAGACCCGGCGCTACGGGCGTCATCTGATCCTGCCGGAGGTTGGTCCGGAGGGGCAGAAGAAGCTCAAGGCGGCGCGGGTTCTGCTGGTCGGGGCCGGCGGCCTGGGGTCCCCGGCGGGGCTGTACCTGGCCGCCGCCGGAGTCGGCGTTCTGGGAATCGCCGAGTTCGATCGGGTGGACGAAAGCAACCTGCACCGCCAGGTGCTCTACGGCGAGTCCGACCTCGGCCGCCCAAAGGTCGAAGCCGCCGTCGCTCGCCTGCGCAACGTCAATCCGCACATCGAGGTGCGCGGCCACGATCTCCGCCTCGACGCCGGCAACGCCCCGGCGCTCATCGCCCAGTACGACCTGGTGGTTGACGGTTCCGACAACTTCGCCACCCGCTATCTGGTCAACGACGCCTGCGTGCTCGCCGGCAAGGCGAATGTATGGGGTGCCGTCCTGCGCTTCGAGGGGCAGGTTTCGGTCTTCGCAACGGCGGACGGTCCCTGCTACCGCTGCCTGTTTCCGGAGCCGCCGCCGCCGGGCCTGGTGCCCTCCTGCGCCGAGGGCGGGGTGTTCGGAGTGCTGCCGGGGGTGATCGGCTCCCTCCAGGCGGCGGAGGTCATCAAGTGGGTGACCGGAGTCGGCACTCCGTTGGTGGGTCGGTTGTTGATCTTCGACGCTTCGGCAGCGCGTTTCCGGGAGATCGCACTGCCTAAAAACGAGCAATGTCCCGTCTGCTCGCCGGAGCCCTCGATTCGACAACTGGTCGACTACGACGCCCTGTGTGGCTCTCCGGCGGGTAGCGACGTGGAAGCTCCCCAGGCGTCCGAGGGTCCCGTCGAGGACTTGCCGCATGCCGAGATCGAGGTGGAGACCCTGCGGGATTGGCAGCAGGCGGGTCGCTCCTTCGATCTGCTGGATGTGCGCAACCCGGTCGAGGAGCGGATCTGTCGCATCGAAGGCGCGCGCCTCATTCCCCTCGCGCAGTTGCCGTCCCACCTCGACGAACTCGACCGGGAGCGCCTGCTGGTGGTGCATTGCCATAGCGGCATCCGCTCCGCCCAAGCGGTCGATTTTCTACGCAACCAAGGCTTCTCTCGGGCGTATAACCTAGCCGGGGGGATCGACGCCTGGAGCGTCCGCATCGATCCTTCGGTGGCCCGGTATTGA